The Clostridia bacterium DNA segment AAGTTCTCCTTCGTTTCCGCGGTACCACTCTTCTTCATCCTAAGGGATGCACTTTAGATGCCAACACATCTTAACTCTGTTACGGGAGTGCCCGTCTGCCACTACTAATAAATTCACAGCAGCCGCTCCGCGGTGAGTTCAGTAAAACTTTTTTAATGCTTTCCACCAAACAGCATCTCTCTTTAAAAAAAGAATTCACTTACTATTCCGCCTCTTAGCGTTTTTAACTTATCGATTATTTTAACATATAAACTTATATATTGTCAATGGTTTTTAAAAAATTTGTTATTGTTTCTTCGTCATAATATTCGTATATTTTATAAAATTCTATGTTGAATTATTTTTATATAATTGATATTATAAAACTAAACAGGGTTTATATGTTAAAAAACAAGGAGGATATATGAAAGAAGTAAAAAATATTTTTACAGCATTTATATTAAACCTGATATTTTCAGTTTTTGAGTTTTTCGGGGGGATATATACGGGAAGTGTTGCTGTTATATCAGATTCTGTTCATGATTTAGGGGATGCACTAAGCATCGGTTTATCCTATTTTCTTGAAAAAAAGAGCAGAAAACAGCCTGATGAAAAGTACACTTACGGATATTTAAGATATTCGCTTTTAGGAGGGCTTATTACTACTTTAATACTTATACAAGGCTCAGTTATAGTTATAATAAATGCAGGTTTAAGATTAGTATACCCTAAAGAAATAAACTATGAGGGAATGATTATTTTTGCTGTTATCGGTCTGATAGTAAACGCTGCCGGTGCGTTTGTTACCCATGGGGGAAGTTCTCTTAATCAAAGGGCAGTAAATCTTCATATGTTAGAGGATGTGTCAGGCTGGGCAGTGGTGCTAATCGGTGCAGTTATAATGAAGTTTACAAAAATTACAGTTTTAGACCCTTTAATGTCCATAGGGGTTGCAGTTTTTATATTCTATAATTCCATAAAAAGTTTTAAAAAGATAATAGAGGTATTTTTAGAAAAAACACCTCATAATTTAGAATGTGAAAATATAAGAAAAGAAATTTTGGAAATTAACGGAGTTATTAATGTTCATCATATGCACATATGGAGTATGGACGGAGTAAATAACTATGCTACCATGCATATAGTTACATCAAATGATTTTAAAGTTATAAAAAAAGAAGTAAAAGAAAAACTTTATCAATATGATATACACCATGCAACTTT contains these protein-coding regions:
- a CDS encoding cation transporter translates to MKEVKNIFTAFILNLIFSVFEFFGGIYTGSVAVISDSVHDLGDALSIGLSYFLEKKSRKQPDEKYTYGYLRYSLLGGLITTLILIQGSVIVIINAGLRLVYPKEINYEGMIIFAVIGLIVNAAGAFVTHGGSSLNQRAVNLHMLEDVSGWAVVLIGAVIMKFTKITVLDPLMSIGVAVFIFYNSIKSFKKIIEVFLEKTPHNLECENIRKEILEINGVINVHHMHIWSMDGVNNYATMHIVTSNDFKVIKKEVKEKLYQYDIHHATLELEDENEECLSKECKTKDNKCSHCHHHH